A genome region from Myroides fluvii includes the following:
- a CDS encoding helix-turn-helix domain-containing protein, with translation MAETQVTQLYGVNPQDLLNPLESIKTLLIELKELLNPTDKWLSRKDVAEMLGISIGTVHNWTTAGRLKSYGGGRRVYYKSSEVENALVELKR, from the coding sequence ATGGCAGAAACACAAGTAACACAGTTGTATGGTGTAAACCCACAGGATTTGTTAAATCCTTTAGAGAGTATTAAAACTCTCTTAATAGAGCTAAAAGAATTATTAAACCCTACTGACAAATGGCTAAGTCGAAAGGATGTAGCAGAAATGTTAGGAATCTCTATTGGTACAGTTCATAACTGGACAACAGCTGGGAGATTAAAATCATACGGAGGAGGAAGAAGAGTTTACTACAAGTCTTCCGAAGTAGAAAATGCTCTTGTTGAATTAAAAAGATAA